The Caulifigura coniformis genome includes a region encoding these proteins:
- a CDS encoding IS630 transposase-related protein: protein MPTPYSMDLRRRVVAEVDRGSPPAEVARRFQVTERTIWNWLALRKETGQITPRQGDVGPECVLEPHRERIFKSVQDDPGLTLAQRQRQLGLPGCATTLWNALRRWGITLKKSAQSC, encoded by the coding sequence ATGCCCACCCCCTACTCAATGGATTTGAGGCGACGTGTCGTGGCCGAAGTCGACCGCGGCTCTCCGCCGGCCGAAGTCGCCCGGCGATTTCAGGTCACTGAACGAACCATCTGGAACTGGCTCGCGCTTCGCAAAGAGACTGGCCAGATCACTCCCCGGCAGGGAGATGTCGGCCCGGAGTGCGTTCTGGAACCGCATCGGGAGCGGATTTTCAAAAGCGTCCAGGACGACCCCGGCCTGACGCTCGCCCAAAGGCAACGCCAACTCGGTCTGCCGGGCTGCGCGACCACTCTGTGGAATGCGCTTCGGCGCTGGGGAATCACTCTCAAAAAAAGTGCTCAAAGCTGCTGA
- a CDS encoding type II toxin-antitoxin system VapC family toxin, producing MIDTNVLARFADQDSVQHGEAVDSLRQLQAAGHLPVFNPQIKREFLDVAERPKGTGPGRNGLGLSNQQTCELIAQFQDVFGYLADVPAVDEQFDRLHGKYGGGKSVHDLNIVASMLAHGVTSLLTFNDKHFRHLEAEGISVQTPQQYVAADQQTESGD from the coding sequence ATGATCGACACGAACGTGCTGGCCCGCTTTGCCGATCAGGACAGCGTCCAGCATGGTGAAGCCGTCGACTCCTTGCGTCAGCTTCAGGCGGCCGGGCATCTGCCCGTCTTCAATCCGCAGATCAAACGGGAATTCCTCGATGTCGCGGAGCGGCCGAAGGGAACCGGGCCGGGCAGGAACGGTCTGGGGCTTTCCAATCAGCAGACTTGCGAGCTGATTGCCCAGTTTCAGGATGTGTTCGGCTATCTCGCCGACGTTCCAGCGGTCGACGAGCAGTTTGACCGGCTGCATGGCAAGTATGGCGGCGGAAAGTCGGTCCACGATCTGAACATCGTGGCGTCGATGCTGGCTCATGGTGTGACGTCGCTACTGACGTTCAACGACAAGCATTTCCGGCATCTGGAAGCGGAAGGCATTTCGGTCCAGACGCCGCAGCAATACGTCGCGGCGGACCAGCAAACAGAATCGGGCGATTGA
- a CDS encoding AIPR family protein has protein sequence MSPGASHLDTVRVPAKIIVLRSVDEPTAETLISEISQFANSQNPVKQSDLAANRPLQVEIEKLSMTTFCPDGVGRWYYERAAGSYHTMLAREGNTPATLRRLRTVVVPPSRKVTKTDLAKAIQAWSGKPDVVSLGGQKNFDRFMAEVNDGQDACLPSAADYKAMIAKVILLKRTTALLRPLIKDSHSFVATYLVSLMGTHLATGLALDRVWQQQDISSALRDQILAWGPEVNLVMRNSVNGRQMSEWAKRPECWTIVKSELYSPCRNGIPELK, from the coding sequence GTGTCCCCGGGGGCAAGTCATCTGGACACCGTTCGAGTACCAGCAAAGATCATCGTGCTGAGAAGTGTCGACGAGCCCACGGCCGAGACACTCATTTCGGAGATCTCACAGTTTGCGAATAGCCAGAACCCGGTAAAACAGTCTGATCTCGCAGCGAACCGTCCTCTACAAGTCGAGATCGAAAAACTTTCGATGACGACTTTCTGTCCCGACGGAGTGGGACGCTGGTACTACGAACGCGCCGCGGGCAGCTACCACACGATGCTTGCTCGCGAAGGCAATACCCCTGCCACTTTGAGGCGCCTTCGGACCGTGGTCGTGCCGCCTTCACGCAAAGTAACGAAAACTGACCTCGCAAAGGCGATCCAAGCATGGAGTGGTAAGCCGGACGTAGTTAGCTTGGGCGGGCAGAAAAACTTCGACCGCTTCATGGCGGAAGTCAACGATGGGCAAGACGCTTGCTTACCTTCGGCAGCCGACTACAAGGCCATGATCGCCAAGGTGATTCTTCTCAAGAGAACCACAGCGCTGCTTCGGCCCTTAATCAAGGACTCGCACAGCTTTGTTGCCACTTACCTGGTGTCGCTCATGGGGACACATTTGGCCACGGGCCTGGCCTTGGATCGAGTGTGGCAGCAGCAAGATATTTCGTCGGCACTGAGGGATCAGATTCTCGCTTGGGGGCCCGAAGTGAATCTGGTCATGCGCAACTCCGTAAACGGCCGCCAGATGTCTGAATGGGCGAAACGTCCTGAATGCTGGACTATCGTCAAGTCGGAGTTGTATTCGCCGTGTCGGAATGGAATTCCCGAACTAAAGTAA
- a CDS encoding HNH endonuclease, with product MHWTRDQLLAVLRLYLSLPYGKLDSRNAEIKSLAALIGRTPSAVAMKALNFASLDPSITSTGRKGLTGASQADRNLWAEFQTNSESIANESETLHEQLTLQSFSPQTAPTPDPNPHRGEGGRRPDEGPDQPPGTESKPTDRDRETAPDLQPPTGPTEALQLIRARRVQTFFRRAVLVSYDATCAITGLKEPKLLRASHILPWSTHPARRADPTNGLCLNALFDAAFDRGLITIDNDLRVVVSNRLQKNAKEARLPTSLLEAHGQPLLPPRRLPPDRAALNFHQERIFRG from the coding sequence ATGCACTGGACCCGCGACCAACTCCTCGCCGTCCTCCGCCTCTACCTCTCACTCCCCTACGGCAAGCTCGATTCGAGAAACGCCGAAATCAAATCGCTCGCTGCCCTCATCGGCCGCACACCGAGCGCCGTCGCGATGAAGGCCCTCAACTTCGCCAGCCTCGACCCCTCCATCACCTCCACCGGCCGCAAGGGCCTCACCGGCGCCAGCCAGGCCGACCGCAACCTCTGGGCCGAATTCCAGACCAACTCCGAATCCATCGCCAACGAATCCGAAACCCTCCACGAACAACTCACACTTCAATCCTTCTCCCCGCAAACCGCTCCCACCCCCGATCCCAACCCCCACCGGGGAGAAGGTGGCCGCAGGCCGGATGAGGGCCCAGATCAACCCCCGGGCACAGAATCAAAGCCCACGGACCGCGACCGTGAGACCGCACCCGACCTCCAACCCCCAACCGGCCCCACCGAAGCCCTCCAGCTCATCCGCGCCCGCCGCGTCCAAACCTTCTTCCGCCGCGCCGTCCTCGTCTCATACGACGCCACCTGCGCCATCACCGGCCTCAAGGAACCCAAACTCCTCCGCGCCAGCCACATCCTCCCCTGGAGCACACACCCCGCCCGCCGCGCCGACCCCACCAACGGCCTCTGCCTGAACGCTCTCTTTGACGCCGCCTTCGACCGCGGCCTCATCACCATCGATAACGACCTCCGCGTCGTCGTCTCCAACCGGCTGCAAAAAAACGCCAAAGAAGCCCGCCTCCCCACCTCCCTCCTCGAAGCCCACGGCCAACCCCTACTCCCACCCCGCCGCCTCCCGCCGGACCGCGCTGCGTTGAATTTTCATCAAGAGAGAATATTTCGAGGCTGA
- a CDS encoding site-specific DNA-methyltransferase, translated as MMPGRQYALLPVAPVTGSNVPGLTSLYSRAGRGPYGDARYRGNCSGYLIRDLLRFYRSTTVLDLMRGSGTCGDACRELSLPYFEMDVKHGQDAADPASYAGLPMIDFAWAHPPYWRQIVYSDDPRCLSNAPTRDDFLDRMQTILRLAKGVLTPNGKIAVLIGNYSDRGRYQPLSHLLVERAIREGLWLACTEIIRWQHGNTSSRKQYRSSFIPGLHDTCLIFESLSTHERKPQP; from the coding sequence ATGATGCCGGGACGGCAATACGCCCTGCTGCCAGTGGCTCCGGTCACTGGCAGCAATGTCCCCGGCCTGACGAGCCTCTACTCGCGGGCCGGACGTGGGCCTTACGGCGACGCCCGCTATCGCGGCAACTGCAGCGGCTATCTGATCCGCGACCTATTGCGGTTCTACCGATCGACCACGGTCCTCGACCTGATGCGAGGCAGCGGAACCTGTGGCGACGCCTGCCGCGAACTGTCACTCCCCTACTTCGAGATGGACGTCAAGCACGGCCAGGACGCGGCTGATCCGGCCAGCTACGCCGGCTTGCCGATGATCGACTTTGCGTGGGCTCATCCACCTTATTGGCGGCAGATCGTTTACTCGGACGATCCCAGGTGTCTGTCGAATGCTCCGACGCGGGACGACTTCCTGGACCGGATGCAGACGATCCTGCGGCTGGCCAAGGGCGTTCTCACGCCTAACGGCAAGATCGCCGTTCTGATCGGGAACTACTCCGATCGCGGACGCTATCAGCCACTCTCACACCTGCTGGTCGAGCGGGCGATCCGGGAAGGCCTGTGGCTGGCGTGTACGGAGATCATCCGCTGGCAGCACGGCAACACCAGCTCACGAAAGCAGTACCGGTCCAGCTTCATTCCGGGACTGCACGACACCTGCCTGATCTTTGAATCACTCTCAACTCACGAAAGGAAACCTCAACCATGA
- a CDS encoding IS3 family transposase (programmed frameshift), translating to MARKRFGAEQIIPKLREAEVEIAQGATVAAAAKKIGVTEQTYYRWKKEYGGLKMDQAKRLKELEKENARLKRLLADAELDKAILREAAFGKLLSPAKRRQAVTYVRNSLGPENISERRACRVLGQFRSTQRRQAHVPDEEPRLIRDMVALATQYGRYGYRRVTALLRRDGWKVNHKRVERLWRQEGLKVPKRQPKRKRLWFNDGSCVRLRPAHRDHVWSYDFVQTRTHDGRPVRMLTVIDEFTRECLAIDVARRLTSEDVLERLSDLFVRRGVPRHIRSDNGPEFTAIAVQDWLRRVRVKTLFIEPGSPWENGYVESFNGKLRDELLEREVFETLLEAKVLIERWRVEYNTIRPHSSLGYRPPAPEVRPLQRPASAALQQASAAVPLTGESLT from the exons ATGGCGAGGAAAAGGTTTGGCGCCGAGCAGATCATCCCGAAGCTCCGAGAAGCCGAGGTCGAGATCGCTCAGGGAGCCACGGTGGCAGCGGCGGCCAAGAAGATCGGTGTCACCGAGCAGACGTACTACCGCTGGAAGAAAGAGTACGGCGGTCTGAAGATGGACCAGGCGAAGCGGCTCAAGGAACTGGAGAAGGAGAACGCCCGCCTGAAGCGGCTCCTGGCCGACGCTGAGTTGGACAAGGCGATCCTGCGGGAGGCTGCCT TCGGGAAACTTCTGAGCCCGGCGAAGCGGCGCCAGGCGGTGACCTACGTCCGCAATTCGCTGGGCCCGGAGAACATCTCAGAGCGTCGGGCCTGTCGTGTACTGGGCCAGTTCCGATCCACCCAACGCCGCCAGGCCCACGTTCCTGACGAAGAACCCCGCCTGATCCGGGACATGGTGGCCCTGGCCACTCAGTACGGTCGTTACGGCTATCGCCGGGTGACGGCCTTGCTCCGGAGGGATGGATGGAAGGTGAACCACAAGCGGGTCGAGCGTCTGTGGCGGCAGGAAGGCCTGAAGGTCCCCAAACGGCAGCCAAAACGAAAGCGACTGTGGTTCAACGATGGATCGTGTGTCCGGCTGCGGCCGGCGCATCGGGATCACGTCTGGAGCTACGACTTCGTGCAGACGAGGACGCACGACGGGAGGCCGGTCCGGATGCTGACGGTGATTGACGAGTTCACCCGGGAGTGCCTGGCGATCGATGTAGCCCGGAGACTGACCAGCGAGGACGTCTTGGAGCGTCTCAGCGATCTGTTCGTCCGGAGAGGTGTTCCGAGGCACATCCGGTCGGACAACGGCCCGGAGTTCACGGCCATCGCTGTTCAGGATTGGCTCAGGAGAGTTCGCGTGAAGACATTGTTTATCGAACCAGGCAGTCCTTGGGAGAACGGCTACGTGGAGTCGTTCAACGGCAAGCTCAGAGATGAGCTGCTTGAACGGGAAGTCTTTGAGACGTTGCTGGAGGCGAAGGTGCTGATCGAGCGCTGGCGTGTGGAATACAACACGATCAGGCCGCACAGCTCCTTGGGGTATCGTCCCCCGGCCCCGGAGGTGCGCCCGCTGCAGAGGCCTGCTTCCGCTGCGCTCCAGCAGGCCTCTGCAGCGGTTCCTTTGACAGGCGAGTCTTTAACTTAG
- a CDS encoding type II toxin-antitoxin system ParD family antitoxin: MSKNTSITLGDHFEQFVDRQIASGRFSNASELIRSGLRLLEEQEQKREALIQALLVGERSGDAGEVDFAQIRRAARRQAGIPATDA, encoded by the coding sequence ATGTCCAAGAACACCAGCATCACCTTAGGCGATCATTTTGAGCAGTTCGTTGACCGTCAGATTGCCTCGGGGCGCTTTAGCAATGCCAGTGAGCTGATCCGCTCGGGATTGCGTCTGCTCGAAGAACAGGAGCAAAAGCGAGAAGCGCTCATCCAGGCGCTTCTTGTCGGAGAACGCAGCGGCGACGCCGGTGAGGTGGACTTCGCCCAGATCCGCCGAGCGGCACGCCGACAGGCAGGAATTCCCGCAACCGATGCGTAA
- a CDS encoding transposase, translating to MLPGWTCPTSYTGYTEALARWVGLLFPRVREILQTHLRRMARGNWTVSGWLVFGADGSRFESPRTKANEQGLKCAGKIRTAPQVYHTMLLHLGLNALWDFRIGPGTASERRHLEEMANLLPAGSLIAADAGFVGYELCQRLKAANVSFLLRVGANLTVLVQELGALIHRKGDIVWLWPAKFRDQPPLVLRMILLGRGKKAVFLLTDVLEPSLLSARQAREIYRRRWGIEVAYRTIKQTFDRREWLSRTPRTVLAEHTASLLGLWILQVLSLKSLRRCHHDPRQWSPSRTRDVTRRAMRLALDRSLLEPLTWRDQLGQAVRDQYRRRRLKRVRSWPHQKHEPPTRPPGMTELTPKLRLKGQALLDAS from the coding sequence ATGCTCCCGGGCTGGACCTGCCCCACGTCCTACACCGGCTACACAGAAGCCCTGGCACGCTGGGTCGGCCTGCTGTTTCCCAGAGTCCGCGAGATCCTCCAGACGCATCTTCGCCGCATGGCCCGCGGGAACTGGACCGTCTCCGGCTGGCTGGTCTTCGGCGCCGACGGCTCCCGATTCGAGTCACCTCGAACCAAGGCCAACGAGCAGGGGCTCAAGTGTGCCGGCAAGATCCGCACGGCTCCGCAGGTGTATCACACGATGCTGCTGCACCTGGGACTCAACGCCCTGTGGGACTTCCGAATCGGTCCCGGCACCGCCAGCGAACGACGGCACTTGGAGGAGATGGCCAACTTGCTCCCGGCCGGGAGCCTGATCGCCGCGGACGCCGGCTTCGTGGGCTATGAACTGTGCCAACGACTCAAGGCGGCCAATGTGTCGTTCCTGCTCCGCGTGGGCGCGAATCTCACAGTGCTCGTTCAGGAACTGGGAGCGCTGATTCATCGCAAGGGAGACATCGTCTGGCTGTGGCCGGCAAAGTTCCGGGACCAGCCGCCACTCGTTCTGCGAATGATTCTTCTGGGGCGTGGCAAGAAGGCCGTGTTTCTGCTGACGGATGTTCTGGAGCCGTCACTTCTGTCGGCCAGGCAGGCCCGGGAAATCTACCGTCGGCGGTGGGGAATCGAGGTCGCGTACAGGACGATCAAGCAGACGTTCGATCGTCGGGAATGGCTGAGCCGCACGCCGCGGACGGTGCTGGCCGAGCATACGGCGTCGCTGTTGGGTCTGTGGATCCTGCAGGTCCTGAGCCTGAAGTCGCTCCGGCGTTGTCATCACGACCCACGACAATGGTCGCCTTCACGGACTCGAGACGTGACGCGCCGTGCGATGCGTCTGGCGCTCGATCGATCGCTCTTGGAGCCGCTGACATGGCGTGACCAGTTGGGTCAGGCAGTGCGTGACCAATACCGCCGTCGACGCTTGAAGCGCGTTCGTTCGTGGCCACACCAGAAACACGAGCCGCCAACTCGTCCACCTGGGATGACCGAACTGACGCCAAAACTCCGCCTCAAGGGGCAAGCCTTGCTCGATGCGTCATAG
- a CDS encoding type II toxin-antitoxin system RelE/ParE family toxin, giving the protein MRKLLQDRAAERDLIGIATYTYKTWGPRQTDRYLDLLEEGIRRIAQHPEAGEPRDDLLPHYWSVRIEHHVVFYTFTDSEVRIRRVLHEMMDLGRHL; this is encoded by the coding sequence ATGCGTAAACTGCTTCAGGACCGGGCGGCCGAACGCGACCTGATCGGGATCGCCACTTATACCTACAAGACTTGGGGCCCCCGGCAGACGGACCGCTATCTGGACTTGCTGGAAGAAGGGATTCGCAGGATCGCGCAGCATCCTGAGGCCGGCGAGCCGCGAGACGATCTGCTGCCCCACTACTGGTCAGTGCGAATTGAACATCACGTCGTCTTTTATACGTTCACCGACAGCGAGGTGCGGATTCGGCGAGTGCTTCACGAGATGATGGACCTCGGCCGTCATCTGTGA
- a CDS encoding transposase: protein MARRPCRAGYAQQLRAGIEDLCPPTRFADLAVHGNTQWTPGRLLLTLVLMSWHDAKTLISRFENVRELLSRMLPGWTCPTSYTGYTEALARWVGLLFPRVREILQTHLRRMARGNWTVSGWLVFGADGSRFESPRTKANEQGLKCAGKIRTAPQVYHTMLLHLGLNALWDFRIGPGTASERRHLEEMANLLPAGSLIAADAGFVGYELCQRLKAANVSFLLRVGANLTVLVQELGALIHRKGDIVWLWPAKFRDQPPLVLRMILLGRGKKAVFLLTDVLEPSLLSARQAREIYRRRWGIEVAYRTIKQTFDRREWLSRTPRTVLAEHTASLLGLWILQVLSLKSLRRCHHDPRQWSPSRTRDVTRRAMRLALDRSLLEPLTWRDQLGQAVRDQYRRRRLKRVRSWPHQKHEPPTRPPGMTELTPKLRLKGQALLDAS from the coding sequence ATGGCACGGAGGCCATGTCGCGCAGGATATGCGCAGCAGCTCAGGGCTGGAATTGAAGATCTCTGTCCGCCGACACGCTTCGCGGACCTGGCGGTGCACGGCAACACACAATGGACGCCCGGCCGGTTGCTCCTGACGCTGGTGCTGATGAGCTGGCATGACGCGAAGACGCTCATCAGTCGCTTTGAGAACGTTCGCGAACTCCTGTCTCGTATGCTCCCGGGCTGGACCTGCCCCACGTCCTACACCGGCTACACAGAAGCCCTGGCACGCTGGGTCGGCTTGCTGTTTCCCAGAGTCCGCGAGATCCTCCAGACGCATCTTCGCCGCATGGCCCGCGGGAACTGGACCGTCTCCGGCTGGCTGGTCTTCGGCGCCGACGGCTCCCGATTCGAGTCACCTCGAACCAAGGCCAACGAGCAGGGGCTCAAGTGTGCCGGCAAGATCCGCACGGCTCCGCAGGTGTATCACACGATGCTGCTGCACCTGGGACTCAACGCCCTGTGGGACTTCCGAATCGGTCCCGGCACCGCCAGCGAACGACGGCACTTGGAGGAGATGGCCAACTTGCTCCCGGCCGGGAGCCTGATCGCCGCGGACGCCGGCTTCGTGGGCTATGAACTGTGCCAACGACTCAAGGCGGCCAATGTGTCGTTCCTGCTCCGCGTGGGCGCGAATCTCACAGTGCTCGTTCAGGAACTGGGAGCGCTGATTCATCGCAAGGGAGACATCGTCTGGCTGTGGCCGGCAAAGTTCCGGGACCAGCCGCCACTCGTTCTGCGAATGATTCTTCTGGGGCGTGGCAAGAAGGCCGTGTTTCTGCTGACGGATGTTCTGGAGCCGTCACTTCTGTCGGCCAGGCAGGCCCGGGAAATCTACCGTCGGCGGTGGGGAATCGAGGTCGCGTACAGGACGATCAAGCAGACGTTCGATCGTCGGGAATGGCTGAGCCGCACGCCGCGGACGGTGCTGGCCGAGCATACGGCGTCGCTGTTGGGTCTGTGGATCCTGCAGGTCCTGAGCCTGAAGTCGCTCCGGCGTTGTCATCACGACCCACGACAATGGTCGCCTTCACGGACTCGAGACGTGACGCGCCGTGCGATGCGTCTGGCGCTCGATCGATCGCTCTTGGAGCCGCTGACATGGCGTGACCAGTTGGGTCAGGCAGTGCGTGACCAATACCGCCGTCGACGCTTGAAGCGCGTTCGTTCGTGGCCACACCAGAAACACGAGCCGCCAACTCGTCCACCTGGGATGACCGAACTGACGCCAAAACTCCGCCTCAAGGGGCAAGCCTTGCTCGATGCGTCATAG
- a CDS encoding IS630 family transposase: MRFGAGESLSKKVLKAAEQQRPDVAQKRRWWNILVQSKACRRLVFFDETGADTKMTRRYGWGPKSRRVVDHVPQGHWKTTTFAAALRASGVIAPLVLDGPMDGECFLAYVRQFLIPALEPGDLVVMDNLSSHKQSAVGDAIRQAGAEVYYLPPYSPDLNPIEKLFSKFKTLLRTSAERTTEGLWNRIGVLVDEFTPSECLNYIRSCGYTAHES; the protein is encoded by the coding sequence ATGCGCTTCGGCGCTGGGGAATCACTCTCAAAAAAAGTGCTCAAAGCTGCTGAACAACAGCGGCCGGATGTGGCTCAGAAGCGCCGCTGGTGGAACATCCTGGTGCAGTCGAAAGCCTGTCGCCGTCTGGTGTTCTTCGACGAAACCGGGGCCGACACGAAGATGACGCGACGCTATGGCTGGGGACCAAAATCACGCCGGGTCGTGGACCATGTCCCTCAAGGGCATTGGAAAACGACGACGTTCGCAGCGGCGCTCAGGGCCAGCGGAGTGATTGCTCCCCTGGTGCTGGATGGCCCGATGGATGGGGAATGCTTTCTGGCTTACGTCCGTCAGTTCCTGATCCCGGCGCTGGAGCCGGGAGACTTGGTGGTCATGGACAACCTCAGCAGCCACAAGCAGAGCGCGGTGGGTGACGCGATTCGACAGGCCGGGGCTGAGGTGTACTACCTGCCGCCGTACTCACCCGATCTCAACCCGATCGAGAAGTTGTTCTCGAAGTTCAAGACGCTTTTGCGGACGAGCGCTGAACGGACGACAGAAGGACTCTGGAACCGGATCGGAGTGCTGGTGGACGAGTTCACTCCGAGCGAATGCCTGAACTACATCCGTTCCTGCGGATACACTGCACACGAATCATGA
- a CDS encoding protein kinase domain-containing protein yields the protein MAVDLQHDNREVAVKAIAHGSDTTGTIASLSSQEAAVLLSLRALDLDHVVTSFDYLVTPHFSLLVMTFIDGDQLSLKYKNRRPQPHAAALLVETLANEVHQVHEQTGVIHRDICPKNIIAMAGDSPLLIDSGLARLRDSWTNRFTAARDMPGAGTPGYMAPEQVGGDGSRLSECTDVFGLGATLFFLGTGRSPGYVADGGYHSRATDIFDSAFDDELALICFTSLSSNTSKRFPTAAALAERLESWRGRRSASLSVPSHGTEDFGSRLQSAPDVVAVSALSIAVAVASACLLVATSRLPLGLGSAIIINSLAAACAVSAMFFALVAVCDQASRRRWGVGVADLFDSKFRGVGGRFLSATSSVPWHDSTRVLFFRVPGTNTRSSRYIYVSTAVTAVVTGMLVASFEIGGLRRFATPDKYLSTFPSNGWMLVWLLALAAACGPAHKSTVLVAKAISRVQQHRVASKWFWLLATAGYAAFCAAGAIAIALTISAVSVLSAKYLLLWWQGAAQHDAVIALLEPLAAAQIVSCVVAAVASATACFATLVWLWIHEFAWEIYDTWATVLTKAGFKGKLRQYMLSVGQFVGAGIVVYDSLGSVSAIVYYFWTYQQ from the coding sequence ATGGCTGTCGACCTCCAACACGACAACCGAGAGGTGGCCGTAAAAGCAATCGCCCACGGATCGGACACCACGGGTACAATAGCCAGTCTCTCATCCCAAGAGGCCGCCGTTCTACTCTCGCTACGGGCTTTGGATCTGGATCATGTTGTCACTTCGTTTGACTACCTTGTCACGCCGCACTTCTCATTACTGGTCATGACGTTCATCGACGGCGATCAGCTATCGCTGAAGTACAAGAACCGGCGGCCGCAACCTCACGCCGCCGCACTCCTGGTCGAAACACTTGCGAACGAAGTCCATCAGGTCCATGAACAAACGGGTGTAATCCACCGCGACATCTGCCCCAAGAATATCATCGCGATGGCTGGCGATTCTCCGCTACTAATTGATTCTGGCCTCGCGCGTCTTCGAGACTCATGGACAAATCGATTCACAGCGGCCCGCGACATGCCGGGAGCAGGCACACCCGGATATATGGCCCCAGAGCAAGTCGGCGGAGATGGCTCACGCCTCAGTGAATGTACCGACGTTTTCGGATTGGGAGCGACGCTGTTCTTTCTCGGTACCGGCCGCTCGCCGGGTTACGTCGCGGACGGCGGTTACCACAGTCGTGCCACAGACATCTTCGACAGTGCCTTCGACGACGAACTTGCACTTATTTGCTTCACGTCACTGTCTTCAAACACCTCGAAGCGATTTCCAACAGCTGCGGCCCTTGCAGAAAGGCTCGAGTCATGGCGCGGCCGAAGGTCAGCATCATTGTCCGTCCCAAGTCACGGCACGGAAGACTTTGGTTCCCGACTACAATCGGCCCCCGACGTCGTGGCGGTATCTGCCCTTTCCATCGCTGTGGCAGTTGCTTCCGCTTGTCTATTGGTTGCCACAAGCCGCTTGCCATTGGGGCTAGGTTCCGCGATTATCATCAACTCGCTTGCAGCAGCCTGCGCAGTTTCGGCGATGTTCTTCGCCCTCGTAGCAGTCTGCGACCAGGCATCGCGACGACGATGGGGCGTCGGCGTCGCGGATTTATTCGACAGCAAGTTCAGAGGTGTCGGAGGTCGTTTTCTGTCGGCCACGAGCTCGGTTCCGTGGCACGACTCCACCCGCGTACTCTTCTTCAGAGTTCCTGGAACCAACACACGCTCATCGCGATACATCTACGTCTCGACCGCGGTGACAGCGGTCGTCACCGGAATGCTCGTGGCGTCGTTCGAGATCGGCGGTCTGCGGCGCTTTGCAACGCCCGATAAGTACCTATCTACATTTCCATCAAATGGGTGGATGCTCGTATGGCTGCTCGCACTTGCGGCCGCGTGCGGCCCTGCTCATAAATCCACCGTACTCGTAGCTAAGGCCATCTCCCGAGTGCAACAACATCGCGTGGCCAGCAAGTGGTTCTGGCTCCTCGCGACCGCCGGATATGCCGCGTTCTGCGCGGCCGGCGCCATCGCAATCGCGCTCACAATAAGTGCGGTGTCAGTGTTGTCGGCTAAGTACCTTCTGCTATGGTGGCAGGGCGCTGCTCAACACGACGCTGTGATTGCCCTGCTGGAGCCGCTCGCTGCTGCCCAGATCGTCAGTTGCGTCGTCGCCGCAGTCGCATCTGCAACCGCATGTTTCGCGACGCTGGTGTGGCTATGGATTCACGAGTTTGCGTGGGAGATATACGACACGTGGGCAACCGTCTTAACTAAAGCTGGATTCAAAGGAAAACTGCGGCAGTATATGCTGTCCGTCGGTCAGTTTGTTGGGGCAGGAATTGTTGTGTATGACTCGCTCGGTAGCGTAAGCGCCATCGTCTATTATTTCTGGACGTATCAACAGTAA